The following proteins are co-located in the Vigna unguiculata cultivar IT97K-499-35 chromosome 9, ASM411807v1, whole genome shotgun sequence genome:
- the LOC114164776 gene encoding ABC transporter G family member 5-like — MKKQGCEVEATDINYNIRTKAAEQPSRIFSKFLQLNREEDGCEAEDEEKTEQRSCSGVRHVLKNVNCIAKPLEILAVVGPSGAGKSSLVKILAGKASSQSGCILVNHEPVDKAELKKISGYVSQKDTLFPLLTVEETIMFSAKLRLRLPQEQLCSRVKSLILELGLSHVARNRIGDDRVRGISGGERRRVSIGVEVIHDPKVLILDEPTSGLDSISALQIIDMLKVMAESRGRTIILTIHQPGYRMVKLFNSILLLADGIVLHHGTVDLLGVNLRLMGLEIPLHVNVVEYAIDSIYTIQQHKKCQQVQLEASWRLPRKMLHEIFGDQGESRSGKFTLQELFQQSKLIDEETISAGMDITCDFANSVWRETMILTHRFSKNILRTKELFACRTIQMLLSGLVLGSVFCNLKDGLEGAEERVGLFAFVLTFMLSSTNEALPIFLQERDILMKEISSGSYRVSSYAIANGLVYLPFLLILAILFTVPLYWLIDLNRNFSAFLYFLMLIWLILYTANSVVVCFSAAVPNFIVGNSLIAGAIGSFLLFSGYFISKHQIPSYWIFMHYISPFKYPFEGFLINEFSNSKKCLEYLFGACVVRGEDVLKEAKLGGETSRWKNVGVMVCFILVSRFISFVILRYRCSQGIILKV, encoded by the coding sequence ATGAAGAAACAAGGGTGTGAGGTTGAGGCAACAGACATAAACTACAACATCCGTACAAAGGCAGCAGAGCAACCTTCTAGAATCTTCAGCAAATTTTTACAATTGAATAGGGAAGAAGATGGTTGTGAAgcagaagatgaagaaaaaactGAACAAAGATCATGCAGTGGAGTTAGGCATGTCCTCAAGAACGTGAATTGCATAGCAAAGCCACTGGAAATTCTGGCAGTTGTTGGGCCAAGTGGGGCTGGGAAATCATCCCTTGTTAAGATCCTAGCTGGTAAAGCTAGTTCACAAAGTGGGTGTATCTTGGTGAATCATGAACCTGTGGATAAAgctgagttaaaaaaaatttcaggGTATGTTTCGCAAAAGGATACTTTGTTTCCCTTACTTACGGTTGAAGAAACCATAATGTTTAGTGCAAAACTAAGGTTACGTCTTCCTCAAGAACAACTATGCTCCAGGGTCAAGTCACTAATTCTAGAGCTTGGTCTTAGCCATGTTGCTAGGAATAGAATTGGAGATGACAGGGTCCGTGGCATATCTGGTGGTGAGAGGCGCCGAGTTTCCATTGGTGTTGAAGTCATACATGATCCAAAGGTACTGATTTTGGATGAACCAACTTCAGGGCTTGATAGTATCTCAGCTTTGCAAATAATTGATATGCTTAAAGTAATGGCTGAATCTAGGGGGCGAACTATAATCCTGACTATCCACCAACCAGGGTACAgaatggtgaagttgtttaactCAATACTGTTATTGGCTGATGGTATTGTGTTGCACCATGGCACTGTGGATTTGCTGGGTGTAAATCTAAGGCTAATGGGTTTAGAAATTCCTCTTCATGTTAACGTGGTTGAGTATGCCATTGATTCCATTTACACCATTCAGCAACATAAAAAATGTCAGCAGGTTCAGCTAGAAGCTTCGTGGCGATTACCAAGGAAAATGTTACACGAGATATTTGGTGATCAGGGTGAGAGTAGAAGTGGCAAGTTTACTTTGCAAGAGCTCTTTCAACAATCCAAGTTAATTGATGAAGAAACCATTAGTGCGGGAATGGATATCACTTGTGATTTTGCAAATTCTGTATGGAGAGAAACTATGATTCTCACTCATAGATTCTCCAAAAATATCCTACGCACAAAGGAACTCTTTGCGTGCAGGACAATTCAAATGCTGCTTTCTGGACTGGTTTTGGGCTCAGTCTTTTGTAATCTCAAGGATGGTCTAGAGGGAGCGGAAGAAAGAGTGGGTCTATTTGCTTTCGTTTTAACGTTTATGTTATCAAGCACCAACGAAGCTCTACCAATATTTCTGCAAGAAAGGGATATTCTAATGAAAGAAATATCTAGTGGAAGCTACAGAGTTTCATCTTATGCTATCGCCAATGGCCTAGTTTACTTGCCATTTTTGCTCATACTAGCCATTTTATTCACAGTGCCTCTGTACTGGCTTATTGATCTCAACAGGAATTTTTCGGCATTTTTGTACTTTCTGATGCTAATTTGGCTAATTCTTTACACTGCAAATTCGGTTGTGGTATGTTTCAGTGCTGCGGTGCCTAATTTCATTGTTGGGAATTCATTGATTGCTGGTGCCATCGGTTCGTTTCTTCTGTTCTCTGGATACTTCATATCAAAACACCAAATTCCAAGTTACTGGATTTTCATGCATTATATATCTCCATTTAAGTATCCCTTTGAAGGATTTCTGATAAATGAGTTCTCCAACTCAAAAAAGTGTTTGGAGTACTTATTTGGGGCGTGTGTGGTGAGAGGAGAGGACGTACTTAAAGAGGCAAAGCTTGGAGGGGAGACTAGTAGATGGAAGAATGTTGGGGTGATGGTGTGCTTCATCCTGGTTTCCAGGTTcatttcttttgtaattcttaGGTACCGATGCTCACAAGGAATCATTCTAAAAGTATGA
- the LOC114164774 gene encoding pentatricopeptide repeat-containing protein At2g13600 produces the protein MGRHGFVQKMVGDLCFLDSSPFAKLLDSCVRSKSGIDARRIHGRIIKTQFSSEIFIQNRLVDAYGKCGCFEDARKVFVHMPLRNTFSHNAILSVLTKFGKLDEALNVFKSMPEPDQCSWNAMVSGFAQHDRFEEALKFFVDMHSEDFVVNEYSFGSALSACAGLTDFNVGVQIHALISKSRYLLDVYMGSALVDMYSKCGAVTCAQKAFDEMVVRNIVSWNSLITCYEQNGPAGKALEVFVRMMDNGVEPDEITLASVVSACASLSATREGLQIHARVIKRDKFRNDLVLGNALVDMYAKCKRVREARLVFDRMPVRDVVSETSMVSGYARAASVKAARLMFSKMMERNVVSWNALIAGYTQNGENEEAVRLFLHLKRDSLWPTHYTFGNLLNACANLADLKLGRQAHTHILKHGYWFQSREESDIFVGNSLIDMYMKCGMVEDGCRVFEHMVERDTVSWNAMIVGYAQNGNGTVALEIFRKMLLSGEKPDHVTMIGVLSACSHAGLVEEGRRYFHSMRLEYGLAPLKDHFTCMIDLLGRAGCLDEANDLMQTMPMQPDAVVLGSLLAACKVHGNIKLGKHVAEKLMEIDPLNSGPYVLLSNMYAELGRWKDVVKVRKQMRQQGVVKQPGCSWIEIQSRVHVFMVKDKRHPRKKDIHLVLKILTEQMKRAGYVPEADDDEICEEESDSELVLHCEMESEADTAVA, from the coding sequence ATGGGTAGACATGGATTCGTTCAAAAAATGGTGGGTGACCTTTGTTTCCTCGATTCTTCACCCTTCGCGAAGTTATTGGACTCTTGCGTTCGGTCAAAGTCTGGAATTGACGCGCGTCGCATTCATGGTCGAATCATTAAGACACAGTTTTCATCTGAAATTTTCATTCAGAACAGACTCGTTGATGCTTATGGAAAATGCGGTTGTTTTGAGGACGCACGCAAGGTGTTTGTTCATATGCCGCTGAGGAACACTTTCAGTCATAATGCGATTTTAAGCGTTTTGACTAAGTTTGGTAAGCTTGACGAAGCTTTAAACGTTTTTAAGTCGATGCCTGAGCCTGACCAATGCTCATGGAATGCTATGGTGTCGGGTTTTGCACAACATGATCGATTTGAGGAAGCGTTGAAGTTCTTTGTTGACATGCATAGCGAGGATTTTGTGGTTAATGAGTATTCGTTTGGGAGTGCTCTCAGTGCTTGTGCAGGGTTGACAGATTTCAATGTGGGGGTTCAAATCCATGCTTTGATATCAAAATCTCGTTACTTATTAGATGTTTATATGGGTTCTGCCCTTGTTGATATGTACTCTAAGTGTGGAGCGGTGACTTGTGCTCAAAAGGCTTTTGATGAAATGGTTGTGCGGAATATAGTGTCTTGGAACAGTTTGATTACATGTTACGAGCAAAATGGGCCTGCGGGAAAAGCTCTGGAAGTTTTTGTTAGGATGATGGATAATGGGGTTGAACCAGATGAGATAACTCTGGCTAGCGTAGTCAGTGCCTGTGCGAGCTTGTCAGCAACCAGGGAAGGTTTGCAAATTCATGCTCGTGTCATCAAAAGGGATAAGTTTCGGAACGACCTCGTGTTAGGTAATGCGTTAGTTGATATGTATGCAAAGTGCAAAAGAGTTAGGGAAGCTCGACTGGTTTTTGATAGGATGCCAGTTAGGGATGTTGTGTCTGAAACTTCTATGGTTAGTGGATATGCCAGGGCAGCCAGTGTGAAAGCGGCAAGGTTGATGTTTTCAAAGATGATGGAGAGGAATGTGGTGTCCTGGAATGCACTTATTGCAGGTTACACACAAAATGGAGAGAATGAGGAGGCAGTTAGACTTTTCCTCCACCTGAAGAGGGATTCTCTCTGGCCAACCCATTACACCTTTGGGAATCTACTTAATGCGTGTGCCAATCTTGCCGATCTTAAACTTGGTAGACAGGCTCACACTCACATTTTGAAGCATGGATATTGGTTTCAGTCTAGAGAAGAATCTGACATTTTTGTGGGGAATTCTCTCATTGACATGTACATGAAATGTGGAATGGTTGAAGATGGGTGCCGGGTTTTTGAGCATATGGTAGAAAGGGATACTGTCTCATGGAATGCCATGATAGTGGGGTATGCACAAAATGGTAATGGTACAGTCGCCCTCGAAATTTTCAGGAAAATGCTGCTATCTGGAGAAAAACCAGACCATGTTACTATGATTGGAGTTCTATCTGCATGTAGCCATGCAGGACTTGTTGAAGAAGGACGACGTTACTTCCACTCAATGAGGCTTGAGTATGGTTTAGCACCGTTGAAGGACCATTTTACATGCATGATTGATTTACTAGGTCGGGCTGGTTGCCTTGATGAAGCAAACGACTTGATGCAGACAATGCCGATGCAACCTGATGCTGTTGTCTTGGGATCTCTACTTGCTGCTTGTAAGGTTCATGGAAACATTAAATTAGGGAAGCATGTAGCGGAAAAGCTTATGGAAATTGATCCCTTGAACTCTGGACCTTACGTTCTTCTTTCAAATATGTATGCTGAGCTTGGAAGATGGAAAGATGTGGTGAAAGTCCGGAAACAGATGAGGCAACAGGGAGTAGTTAAGCAACCTGGTTGCAGTTGGATTGAAATTCAGAGTCGCGTGCATGTTTTCATGgtgaaagataaaagacatcCTCGTAAGAAGGACATCCATTTAGTTCTGAAAATTCTCACAGAACAGATGAAACGGGCTGGCTATGTGCCAGAAGCTGATGATGATGAGATTTGCGAGGAGGAAAGTGACTCTGAACTTGTCTTGCATTGTGAAATGGAATCAGAGGCTGATACAGCAGTTGCATAA
- the LOC114164777 gene encoding pentatricopeptide repeat-containing protein At2g21090-like, which translates to MTMLPNNIVSSVEKCSFMISKCVSARRVKLAHAVHGHLIKTALFFDAFLANGLIDAYSKCGCEESLQKAFDDLPNKTTRSWNTLISFYSKTGLFDKARNLFDIMPQRNVVSYNSLISGFTRYDLHEDSVKLFRMMQNGRNVLVLDDFTLVSVVGSCACLGNAKLLHQVHGVAVIVGMDGNLILNNALIDAYGKCGEPDSSYSVFCWMPERDVVSWTSMVVAYSRACRLDEACKVFKDMPVKNTVSWTALITGFVRNGRCGEAFDVFKQMLEEGVRPSAPTFVSIVDACAEEALIGRGKQLHGQIIRGCISGNLFNVYVYNALIDMYGKCGDMKSAENLFEMAPVRDVVTWNTLITSFAQNGHGEDSLAVFRRMIEAKVEPNHVTFLGVLSGCSHAGLDNEGLELVDLMERKYGVKPKADHYALLIDLLGRKNRLKEAMSLTEKVPDEIVNHVAVWGAILGACRVHGNLDLARKAAEALFDLEPENTARYVMLANIYAAYGRWGDAKRIRTVMKERCLKKEPAFSWIELRNERHEFVAKDKLHPQIEEICEVNNKLVLHLKDAGYHQPYIDYPFLPDYDDDFYFS; encoded by the coding sequence ATGACCATGCTCCCCAACAATATCGTTTCCTCCGTTGAAAAGTGTTCGTTTATGATTTCAAAGTGTGTCTCGGCGAGGAGGGTGAAACTCGCACATGCCGTGCACGGTCACCTAATCAAAACCGCGCTTTTCTTCGACGCTTTCCTCGCCAACGGTCTCATTGACGCGTATTCAAAATGCGGCTGCGAAGAAAGTTTACAAAAGGCCTTCGACGATCTTCCCAACAAGACCACTCGTTCGTGGAACACGCTAATCTCGTTTTACTCAAAAACGGGCCTTTTCGATAAGGCCCGTAATCTGTTCGATATAATGCCTCAACGGAACGTCGTTAGTTATAACTCGCTAATCTCCGGTTTCACGCGCTACGATCTTCATGAAGATTCGGTTAAGCTCTTTCGAATGATGCAAAATGGTCGAAACGTTTTGGTGTTAGACGATTTTACACTCGTTAGCGTAGTTGGAAGCTGCGCTTGTTTGGGTAACGCTAAATTGTTGCATCAGGTTCATGGGGTGGCAGTTATAGTTGGCATGGACGGGAACCTGATTCTCAATAACGCGTTAATTGATGCTTATGGGAAATGTGGTGAACCCGACTCGTCGTATTCTGTGTTTTGCTGGATGCCAGAGAGAGATGTTGTGTCTTGGACATCAATGGTTGTGGCTTACTCTAGAGCTTGTAGATTGGATGAGGCTTGTAAGGTATTTAAGGATATGCCGGTAAAGAACACGGTTTCTTGGACTGCTTTGATAACGGGTTTTGTGAGAAATGGGCGTTGTGGTGAAGCTTTTGATGTTTTTAAGCAAATGTTGGAAGAGGGTGTGAGGCCTAGTGCTCCAACTTTTGTGAGTATTGTAGATGCTTGTGCAGAAGAGGCTCTTATAGGAAGAGGTAAGCAGCTGCATGGTCAAATTATTCGAGGCTGCATAAGTGGGAACTTGTTTAATGTGTATGTCTACAATGCTTTGATTGACATGTATGGTAAGTGTGGAGATATGAAATCAGCTGAAAATTTGTTTGAGATGGCTCCTGTCAGGGATGTGGTTACTTGGAATACATTGATAACTAGTTTTGCACAAAATGGTCATGGGGAGGACTCATTGGCTGTGTTTAGAAGGATGATAGAAGCCAAAGTAGAGCCCAATCATGTGACATTTCTTGGGGTGCTATCTGGTTGTAGCCATGCAGGTTTAGATAATGAAGGGCTAGAGTTGGTGGATTTGATGGAAAGAAAGTATGGAGTGAAGCCTAAAGCTGATCACTATGCTTTACTGATTGATTTGCTGGGGAGGAAAAACAGACTCAAGGAAGCCATGAGTTTGACTGAAAAGGTGCCTGATGAAATTGTGAATCACGTTGCAGTGTGGGGTGCAATATTGGGTGCTTGTAGAGTTCATGGGAACTTGGACCTTGCTAGAAAGGCTGCTGAGGCACTGTTTGACTTGGAACCAGAAAATACAGCTAGGTATGTTATGCTAGCAAACATCTATGCTGCATATGGTAGATGGGGTGATGCAAAAAGAATTAGGACGGTAATGAAGGAAAGGTGTTTGAAGAAAGAACCAGCTTTTAGTTGGATTGAGTTGAGAAATGAGAGACACGAGTTTGTGGCCAAGGACAAGCTGCATCCACAGATTGAAGAGATATGTGAGGTGAACAATAAATTAGTCCTTCATTTGAAGGATGCTGGGTATCATCAGCCTTACATTGATTACCCTTTTCTTCCAGATTATGATGATGATTTCTACTTTAGTTAG
- the LOC114164778 gene encoding uncharacterized protein LOC114164778, whose protein sequence is MGVENEHIGPFTFTPIQDGNDLFITNSIEKKSKKKTTSFPNTYIRYHVLLCPFTPPSNMNTTHQTHSLHESGGDREFSFWGSPNTTPYSDWDQPQGNEARFYKEADFGETHQRKNLKFEYSPFCSTASNPSRSKAIAQGQMELMEMVQDMPESGYELSFQDMVVHEKHVLEPEQPHQNETSLNNTHMQSSGNKDQLKKLKKKKKIKGNSRPGQILRVESMDSETFLLKLFFPISLDWMKKDKMKNESKVSSRPSFQESIKQVGKDWRIKGFSLSGNNTEDGMSDTNRYVDHSSSFSNGCWSFLPCAKGKTKNMRG, encoded by the exons ATGGGTGTGGAAAATGAACATATTGGACCATTTACTTTTACTCCCATCCAAGACGGCAACGACTTGTTCATTACAAATTCCATAGAAAAAAAGAGCAAGAAAAAGACAACATCTTTCCCCAACACTTATATTCGATACCATGTTCTTCTTTGTCCCTTCACTCCTCCCTCAAACATGAACACAACCCACCAAACACACTCTCTTCACGAGAGTGGAGGAGACAGAGAATTCAGTTTCTGGGGTTCACCAAACACCACACCTTATAGTGATTGGGATCAACCACAAGGCAATGAAGCAAGGTTCTATAAGGAAGCAGATTTCGGAGAAACACACCAAAGGAAAAACTTAAAGTTTGAGTATTCACCTTTTTGTTCAACGGCTTCTAACCCTTCAAGGAGCAAAGCTATTGCACAAGGACAAATGGAGCTTATGGAGATGGTGCAAGACATGCCTGAGTCTGGCTATGAACTCTCTTTTCAAGACATGGTGGTTCATGAGAAGCATGTGCTGGAACCAGAACAACCACATCAAAATGAAACTTCCCTGAACAACACACACATGCAAAGTAGTGGCAATAAAGATCAACTCAAAAagctaaagaagaagaagaaaatcaaagGTAACAGTAGACCTGGTCAGATATTGCGGGTTGAAAGCATGGATAGTGAAACCTTCCTCCTGAAGTTGTTCTTTCCAATCTCTCTTGATTGGATGAAGAAGGATAAAATGAAGAATGAATCCAAGGTTTCTTCTAGACCTTCATTCCAGGAATCTATAAAACAGGTGGGAAAAGATTGGAGAATTAAAGGATTTTCCCTTTCAGGAAACAACACAGAAGATGGCATGAGTGACACAAACAG GTATGTTGATCACAGTTCTTCATTCTCAAATGGATGCTGGTCATTCCTTCCTTGTGCAAAAGGCAAAACAAAGAATATGAGAGGGTGA